One Syngnathoides biaculeatus isolate LvHL_M chromosome 4, ASM1980259v1, whole genome shotgun sequence DNA window includes the following coding sequences:
- the LOC133499869 gene encoding glutamate rich 3-like isoform X1, producing the protein MTQLDDPTARSRGANKDDIYLPAITRKASNFASTRGSLSQSCPYLNHRRRGSLSSVSLQKTRGYGSKQSYLNAQREAKKSNVTVTMLYLGQGHRGSRVWSSQDELKVLQQVNRGENICVFKGWVTPGDLFTFVSQRHRGFPFSASLYVNGMKVARLSSCCEYRYAPGFQQGKKSCFRLSWLTGGIPCHRCTSLRNKYSSCQKLNDSTKESLFLSLVHSSGNVTNAVAVESCPSSPVFIPTKLNIKSAGRTRRHGKDKDGGSTDSEEPPAAAIKESSKKRRRKSQTNQSVSKDKTATSIRRDSEISRRPTLSQKYEGQVSSARQELEHKETTGSSEAQQIQKLNINKTSNVLDLLQDEEVLTKQTLEKPRESNGKSRNWDGRTDFYEQCVQMSVELEKSPSKHNWLQANMLQRRRLQKRLALSPKAPNSDVEQ; encoded by the exons CTGGATGATCCAACAGCTCGTTCTCGCGGTGCAAACAAAGATGACATTTACCTACCAGCCATCACCAGGAAGGCCTCAAATTTCGCGTCAACCAGAGGAAGTCTTAGTCAGTCCTGCCCTTATCTCAACCATAGAAGAAGGGGTTCTTTATCTTCAGTTAGCCTGCAGAAAACTCGAGGTTACGGCAGCAAACAA AGCTATCTCAATGCGCAAAGAGAGGCAAAGAAATCCAACGTCACCGTGACCATGCTCTACCTAGGACAAGGCCACCGGGGTTCACGGGTGTGGTCGAGTCAAGATGAACTTAAAGTGCTCCAGCAAGTCAACAGAGGGGAGAACATCTGTGTCTTCAAGGGCTGGGTGACTCCAGGAG ACCTATTCACCTTCGTCTCTCAAAGACACAGAGGATTCCCCTTCAGTGCTTCCTTGTATGTTAACGGCATGAAGGTGGCGCGACTCAGCTCCTGCTGCGAGTACCGTTATGCGCCCGGCTTCCAACAAGGCAAAAAGAGCTGCTTCCGGCTGTCCTGGCTCACTGGTGGGATACCTTGTCACAG atgcacAAGTCTTCGAAACAAATACAGCTCTTGCCAAAAACTGAACGACAGCACAAAGGAAAGCTTATTCCTCTCTCTAGTGCACAGCTCTGGCAATG TCACAAATGCTGTTGCAGTGGAATCGTGTCCATCATCCCCCGTGTTTATCCCAACAAAACTGAACATTAAGTCAGCAGGAAGGACAAGAAGACATGGCAAGGACAAGGATGGTGGCTCCACAGACAGCGAGGAGCCCCCGGCCGCTGCTATTAAAGAGTCCTCCAAAAAGAGGAGACGCAAGAGTCAAACTAATCAGAGCGTGAGCAAAGACAAGACGGCTACAAGCATCAGACGGGACAGTGAGATCTCCCGGCGGCCGACcttgtcccaaaaatatgaGGGCCAAGTTTCATCTGCCAGACAGGAGCTGGAGCACAAAGAAACAACTGGCAGTAGTGAAGCACAACAGATCCAAAAGCTGAACATCAACAAGACAAGCAACGTGCTCG actTGTTACAGGATGAGGAAGTATTGACTAAGCAGACACTGGAGAAACCGAGGGAGTCAAATGGGAAAAGCAGAAATtgggatggacggacggacttCTATGAACAATGTGTGCAGATGAGCGTGGAGCTGGAGAAGAGCCCAAGCAAGCACAACTGGCTCCAAGCAAACA TGTTACAGAGGCGTCGGCTCCAGAAGAGACTGGCGTTGAGCCCTAAAGCTCCAAACTCAGATGTGGAGCAGTGA
- the LOC133499869 gene encoding glutamate rich 3-like isoform X2 yields MTQLDDPTARSRGANKDDIYLPAITRKASNFASTRGSLSQSCPYLNHRRRGSLSSVSLQKTRGYGSKQSYLNAQREAKKSNVTVTMLYLGQGHRGSRVWSSQDELKVLQQVNRGENICVFKGWVTPGDLFTFVSQRHRGFPFSASLYVNGMKVARLSSCCEYRYAPGFQQGKKSCFRLSWLTGGIPCHRCTSLRNKYSSCQKLNDSTKESLFLSLVHSSGNVESCPSSPVFIPTKLNIKSAGRTRRHGKDKDGGSTDSEEPPAAAIKESSKKRRRKSQTNQSVSKDKTATSIRRDSEISRRPTLSQKYEGQVSSARQELEHKETTGSSEAQQIQKLNINKTSNVLDLLQDEEVLTKQTLEKPRESNGKSRNWDGRTDFYEQCVQMSVELEKSPSKHNWLQANMLQRRRLQKRLALSPKAPNSDVEQ; encoded by the exons CTGGATGATCCAACAGCTCGTTCTCGCGGTGCAAACAAAGATGACATTTACCTACCAGCCATCACCAGGAAGGCCTCAAATTTCGCGTCAACCAGAGGAAGTCTTAGTCAGTCCTGCCCTTATCTCAACCATAGAAGAAGGGGTTCTTTATCTTCAGTTAGCCTGCAGAAAACTCGAGGTTACGGCAGCAAACAA AGCTATCTCAATGCGCAAAGAGAGGCAAAGAAATCCAACGTCACCGTGACCATGCTCTACCTAGGACAAGGCCACCGGGGTTCACGGGTGTGGTCGAGTCAAGATGAACTTAAAGTGCTCCAGCAAGTCAACAGAGGGGAGAACATCTGTGTCTTCAAGGGCTGGGTGACTCCAGGAG ACCTATTCACCTTCGTCTCTCAAAGACACAGAGGATTCCCCTTCAGTGCTTCCTTGTATGTTAACGGCATGAAGGTGGCGCGACTCAGCTCCTGCTGCGAGTACCGTTATGCGCCCGGCTTCCAACAAGGCAAAAAGAGCTGCTTCCGGCTGTCCTGGCTCACTGGTGGGATACCTTGTCACAG atgcacAAGTCTTCGAAACAAATACAGCTCTTGCCAAAAACTGAACGACAGCACAAAGGAAAGCTTATTCCTCTCTCTAGTGCACAGCTCTGGCAATG TGGAATCGTGTCCATCATCCCCCGTGTTTATCCCAACAAAACTGAACATTAAGTCAGCAGGAAGGACAAGAAGACATGGCAAGGACAAGGATGGTGGCTCCACAGACAGCGAGGAGCCCCCGGCCGCTGCTATTAAAGAGTCCTCCAAAAAGAGGAGACGCAAGAGTCAAACTAATCAGAGCGTGAGCAAAGACAAGACGGCTACAAGCATCAGACGGGACAGTGAGATCTCCCGGCGGCCGACcttgtcccaaaaatatgaGGGCCAAGTTTCATCTGCCAGACAGGAGCTGGAGCACAAAGAAACAACTGGCAGTAGTGAAGCACAACAGATCCAAAAGCTGAACATCAACAAGACAAGCAACGTGCTCG actTGTTACAGGATGAGGAAGTATTGACTAAGCAGACACTGGAGAAACCGAGGGAGTCAAATGGGAAAAGCAGAAATtgggatggacggacggacttCTATGAACAATGTGTGCAGATGAGCGTGGAGCTGGAGAAGAGCCCAAGCAAGCACAACTGGCTCCAAGCAAACA TGTTACAGAGGCGTCGGCTCCAGAAGAGACTGGCGTTGAGCCCTAAAGCTCCAAACTCAGATGTGGAGCAGTGA
- the LOC133500013 gene encoding NLR family CARD domain-containing protein 3, giving the protein MIRVLSTSDEVEQLVLRNTDLTDDVLLTVERAVPFEVALLNLNLIGPYGAHILLDVMRVKPQVKGLHLFGNRLCDRGAFALLSGIAELQEQTSRAAAIQQQQLLLQRAVPNVTIGWCAFKVFSLLELDIGGNNLTGEGMRVLASYMRHHSHLQYLGLAQTGSADLAAWKEVFDSLKGNSSLTQIILDESNLGDPGVRLLADVLKANTCLRMVDLDGNGIGDVGGNDLVGALLCRGQFPMRRLSLAENNISARLLRRLQEEVKCK; this is encoded by the exons ATGATCAGAGTGCTGAGCACATCGGAtgaggtggagcagctggttctGAGGAACACCGACCTGACGGACGACGTTCTGCTGACTGTGGAGCGTGCCGTGCCGTTCGAGGTCGCGCTGCTCAACCTCAATCTCATCGGTCCGTACGGCgctcacatcctgctggacGTTATGAGGGTGAAGCCTCAGGTCAAAGGTTTACA CTTGTTTGGAAACCGACTCTGTGACCGTGGAGCATTCGCCCTCCTGAGTGGGATAGCAGAGCTGCAGGAGCAAACATCGAGAGCCGCCGCCATCCAACAGCAGCAGTTGCTCCTACAACGGGCAGTTCCCAACGTCACGATTGGCTGGTGTGCTTTCAAAGTGTTTTCACTTTTAGAACTGGACATCGGGGGTAACAACCTGACCGGGGAAGGGATGAGAGTGCTGGCGTCCTATATGAGGCACCACTCACACCTGCAGTATTTAGGTCTGGCTCAGACGGGCAGCGCTGACCTGGCGGCATGGAAAGAAGTTTTTGACAGTCTCAAAGGAAACAGTTCGCTAACTCAGATCATTCTAGATGAGAGTAATCTGGGCGACCCTGGGGTCAGACTGCTTGCCGACGTGTTGAAAGCGAACACCTGTCTCCGGATGGTTGATCTGGACGGGAACGGCAtcggtgatgtgggaggaaacgaccTCGTGGGGGCTTTGCTTTGCAGGGGCCAGTTTCCCATGAGGCGTCTGAGTCTTGCCGAGAACAACATCAGCGCCAGACTCCTGAGAAGGTTACAGGAAGAGgtgaaatgcaaatga